From the genome of Methanobrevibacter boviskoreani JH1:
CCCAAATATATGGACAATACAATAAAACTAATGTAGCGATTATTGATTGTGGTGTTAAAAACAGTATTATTAACAATTTCCTTGATTTGGGAGTTGGTGTAGTACGTGTACCTTATGATATGGATTATAAGGATATTTTAGATTATGATGTGAATGGTTTGATGGTTTCATGTGGACCGGGAAATCCTGAGAGAATGGGCACTACTGTTGAAAATATTAAAAAACTATCTAATAGACTTCCTGTTTTCGGAATTTGTATGGGTCAACAGTTAATTGCAAAATCCTTTGGTGCAAAGACTTTTAAAATGAAATTTGGACATAGGGGGGCTAACCAACCTGTAAAAGACCTTAAAACAGGTAAAGTATTTGTTACTAGTCAAAATCATGGATTTTCTGTAGATGCAGAATCTTTAAAAGATAGTGATTTGGAACTTACTCAGATTAATCTAAATGACGGTACTCCTGAGGGATTTGCCCATAAAGAGTTGCCACTTAAATGTATTCAATATCACCCAGAAGCTTCACCTGGCCCAAATGATACTAGATCATTATTTGAAGAATTTAAGGAAACTATTGAGAAATATTAGTTTGAATCATTTATCAAGAA
Proteins encoded in this window:
- the carA gene encoding glutamine-hydrolyzing carbamoyl-phosphate synthase small subunit — its product is MKNGAKLALEDGTIVKGESFGYETTKVGEVVFTTGMVGYTESLTDPSFNGQILMSTYPLEGNYGVSEEHYQSDKIQAEGYVVREVCKKPSRYTAQKTLNDFLEEFEIPGISGVDTRDLTLKIRNHGSMKGAISTEDIEDEELLELARNQKSITDLDLVPEVSTKETQIYGQYNKTNVAIIDCGVKNSIINNFLDLGVGVVRVPYDMDYKDILDYDVNGLMVSCGPGNPERMGTTVENIKKLSNRLPVFGICMGQQLIAKSFGAKTFKMKFGHRGANQPVKDLKTGKVFVTSQNHGFSVDAESLKDSDLELTQINLNDGTPEGFAHKELPLKCIQYHPEASPGPNDTRSLFEEFKETIEKY